One window from the genome of Methyloradius palustris encodes:
- a CDS encoding carbon-nitrogen hydrolase family protein, which translates to MAIKSRTKNTKTDKALAPAPGTVRVACIQMASGPYVSANLSEAERLIEIAANQGAKLIALPEYFAIMGLKETDKVKVAEKEGTGPIQRFLSKIAKKHEVWIIGGSIPLASAIEGKVRNACLVFDDKGKQVARYDKIHLFGLNLGNEHYREEKTIEPGDKIVVVETPFGKIGLSICYDLRFPELYRAMGEVDIIVVPSAFTETTGKAHWELLMRARAIENLSYVMGPAQGGYHASGRETHGNSMIIDPWGVVLDRLPRGSGVVIASVNAGYQQSLRNSLPALSHRTI; encoded by the coding sequence ATGGCAATTAAATCACGTACAAAAAATACCAAAACTGATAAAGCACTAGCTCCAGCACCAGGTACCGTGCGAGTAGCCTGTATTCAAATGGCCTCTGGCCCCTATGTATCAGCCAACCTCAGTGAGGCTGAACGCCTGATTGAGATTGCAGCAAATCAGGGCGCCAAGCTGATTGCCCTGCCTGAGTATTTTGCCATCATGGGTTTGAAAGAGACCGATAAAGTCAAAGTAGCGGAAAAAGAAGGCACAGGCCCGATTCAGCGTTTTTTATCCAAAATAGCCAAGAAACATGAAGTGTGGATCATCGGCGGCTCTATCCCGCTGGCATCAGCCATCGAAGGCAAGGTTCGCAATGCCTGTTTAGTTTTTGATGATAAAGGCAAGCAAGTCGCGCGTTATGACAAGATTCACCTGTTTGGCCTCAATCTTGGCAATGAGCATTATCGTGAAGAAAAAACCATAGAGCCGGGCGACAAAATTGTAGTCGTTGAAACTCCATTCGGAAAAATCGGTCTGTCTATTTGTTACGATTTACGCTTCCCTGAGCTTTATCGCGCAATGGGCGAAGTCGATATTATCGTGGTGCCCTCCGCGTTCACAGAAACCACAGGCAAAGCGCATTGGGAATTACTGATGCGCGCACGTGCCATTGAGAACTTAAGCTATGTGATGGGGCCTGCACAAGGCGGCTACCATGCCTCTGGCCGTGAAACCCACGGCAACAGCATGATTATTGACCCTTGGGGTGTAGTGCTCGATAGATTGCCGCGCGGTTCTGGTGTTGTGATTGCCTCAGTGAATGCGGGCTATCAACAAAGCTTGCGTAACAGCTTGCCAGCATTGAGTCATCGTACGATCTAG
- a CDS encoding YhdP family protein, giving the protein MVKKSLLWVYRAALVTLWLIIIVLATSVLSLRYIVLPHIDTYKDKIVAEVSAAVGHPITIGDLKASWDGLNPHFSMLDVQLYDAENRPALSLSHIEATLSWLSIPLFEPRLSSLAVYKPELTVRREADGTLYVAGIAMGGPARPELANWILRQDQIDVSDATILWQDDLRKAPPLTLNNLRLAIVSPAWKGILGQHRFALRATPSAGSSSPIDIRGNIYGKDVSELNDWRGTIYGKLEGTDIAAWRHWVDYPFDLREGFGAAQFWLDFSKGAPQKITTDVIFTQVKTRLSKNSAEATLNNLSGRLSWIKYDDGQEVKAERIKALTSDGLNMQNGNLALRERSADGKEWTEGSIQLDEVELATLNTFVAYLPLPAATLKQIADIAPEGKLEKLDASWKGSVNQTNEYSIRSKFTDLGMKPYENFPGFSNLSGSIDADETDGSLSINSQKAELNLEKVMRWPIPADKLTGEVKWNIQKNQTQISVNNLAIVNEHLAGTINGSYLLNHLRGGYLNLTAKLGHGNAAYAHYYYPKTIGEHTLHWLDTSILGGKLEDINVTIKGNLADFPFPNNKDGLFRVTAKLDDGLLEYGSSWPKIDGIKLDMLFEGVRMELNATAGNILGNKIIKAKVAIPQLHTEAPILTVVADGAGPVSEGIKFINNSPVHRVTDGFTDTLRTSGNGNLHLELMVPLKDEDATKVKGTYTITNGSMADQEIPELSKINGKLEFTESGLHAQNVNTWIYGGPAQFNLATSKDHSVKINARGRLTDSGLKQTFGAGIADGLSGSADWAADIGVVQKQLELVVSSSLVGMASTLPPPLNKAAGDVMYLKVEKKQTSATQDLITASLGTNIAAKIQRADQNGVMKIDRGEIGLNVAPALPTQQGLNIRGTLDNLDADEWRSIFSKTSAPNNTNTSNANTDFSIAKVDLVINTLDIFDKRINGLKLIAKPIADGWSANVQSQEVTGDVQWHKPGNGKIVAKLKNLISPATTPGTAILKTQGDFKQQSEQYPALDITADNFEIGKKKLGKLELLASEQNDDWSIEKLRMVTPESTINAEGEWHNWKRSPNTRINITWDITDLGKTLERFGYPNTIKGGDATLTGQLKWPGSPHEFDTLGLSGNLQLDADHGQILKIQPGVGRLFSVLSLQNLPRRLTFDFRDVFSSGFTFDKITSSVKINNGVMRSDDFKMEGPTARVEIKGETDIQKETQHLYVKVTPYVSDSLSLAALAGGPAVGGAVWLAQKLLKDPINKFAADEYEIVGTWDNPQELKSPELKSDEKIPAIRPLNK; this is encoded by the coding sequence ATGGTCAAAAAGTCTCTGCTCTGGGTTTATCGCGCTGCACTCGTTACGTTGTGGTTGATTATTATCGTTCTGGCAACTTCAGTATTGTCATTGCGCTATATCGTATTGCCCCATATTGATACCTACAAAGACAAAATAGTCGCAGAAGTCAGCGCAGCAGTTGGCCACCCTATTACCATTGGCGACTTAAAAGCTAGTTGGGATGGCTTAAACCCTCATTTCTCCATGCTGGATGTTCAGCTCTACGATGCTGAAAACCGCCCTGCACTTTCACTAAGCCATATTGAGGCCACACTTTCATGGCTCAGTATTCCTTTATTTGAACCTCGCCTTTCCTCTCTGGCTGTATATAAACCAGAGCTCACTGTGCGCCGTGAAGCGGATGGTACATTGTATGTTGCAGGTATTGCCATGGGCGGCCCAGCCAGACCTGAGCTTGCCAACTGGATATTGCGTCAGGACCAGATTGATGTGAGTGATGCCACGATTCTCTGGCAGGATGACCTGCGCAAAGCGCCACCACTCACACTCAACAATTTGAGACTAGCTATCGTTAGCCCAGCCTGGAAAGGAATTTTAGGACAGCACCGTTTTGCCCTACGTGCTACGCCTTCAGCAGGTTCATCTTCACCGATTGATATCCGCGGCAATATCTACGGCAAAGATGTCAGTGAGTTGAATGACTGGCGCGGTACGATTTACGGCAAACTAGAAGGCACAGACATCGCTGCCTGGCGTCACTGGGTCGACTACCCGTTTGATCTGCGCGAAGGCTTTGGCGCAGCTCAGTTCTGGCTGGATTTCAGTAAAGGTGCGCCACAAAAAATCACGACAGACGTGATTTTCACCCAAGTCAAAACACGTTTATCTAAAAACAGTGCCGAGGCTACCCTAAACAACCTCTCTGGTCGCCTGAGCTGGATAAAGTACGACGATGGTCAAGAAGTCAAAGCCGAACGAATCAAAGCCTTAACATCTGATGGCTTGAATATGCAAAATGGCAACCTGGCACTAAGAGAGCGCAGCGCCGATGGCAAAGAGTGGACAGAAGGCAGCATACAGCTTGATGAAGTTGAACTAGCAACCCTCAATACTTTTGTCGCTTATCTGCCCTTACCAGCAGCAACGCTGAAACAAATCGCTGATATTGCGCCAGAAGGTAAACTGGAAAAACTGGACGCCAGTTGGAAAGGTAGCGTCAATCAAACTAATGAATACAGTATACGCAGCAAGTTTACTGACCTTGGAATGAAGCCTTACGAAAATTTTCCTGGTTTCAGTAATCTGAGTGGCAGTATTGACGCGGATGAAACTGACGGTAGCCTGTCTATCAACTCACAAAAAGCCGAGCTCAACCTTGAGAAGGTGATGCGCTGGCCCATCCCGGCTGACAAGCTCACGGGCGAAGTGAAATGGAATATCCAGAAAAACCAAACCCAAATCAGCGTGAATAACCTCGCTATTGTGAATGAACACTTGGCAGGCACTATCAACGGTAGTTATCTGCTGAACCACTTGCGTGGTGGGTACTTGAACCTGACTGCAAAACTAGGCCATGGCAATGCCGCATATGCGCATTATTACTACCCAAAAACAATTGGTGAACATACCTTGCATTGGTTAGATACATCCATATTGGGCGGCAAACTTGAAGATATCAATGTCACCATCAAAGGCAATCTGGCTGACTTCCCCTTCCCGAATAATAAAGACGGGTTGTTCAGGGTAACGGCCAAGCTTGACGATGGCCTGCTGGAATATGGTAGCTCGTGGCCGAAAATTGATGGTATTAAGCTAGACATGCTGTTTGAGGGCGTACGTATGGAACTGAATGCCACGGCAGGTAATATTCTTGGCAACAAGATTATCAAGGCCAAAGTGGCGATTCCACAATTGCACACGGAAGCACCGATATTAACGGTAGTCGCTGACGGCGCAGGGCCTGTCAGCGAAGGCATCAAGTTCATAAACAACAGCCCGGTACATCGGGTGACCGACGGTTTTACCGACACATTGCGCACATCTGGTAATGGCAATTTGCACCTGGAACTTATGGTGCCGCTCAAGGATGAGGATGCCACTAAAGTGAAAGGCACGTATACCATTACCAATGGCAGTATGGCAGATCAGGAAATCCCTGAACTCAGCAAGATCAATGGCAAACTCGAATTCACCGAGTCTGGATTGCATGCACAAAATGTAAACACATGGATATATGGTGGGCCAGCGCAATTCAACCTAGCGACCAGCAAAGACCATTCGGTAAAAATCAATGCCCGCGGCCGCCTGACTGACAGCGGTCTCAAACAAACATTTGGGGCTGGTATTGCAGATGGACTATCAGGAAGTGCAGACTGGGCTGCTGACATCGGCGTTGTCCAAAAACAGCTCGAACTAGTGGTGAGTTCAAGTCTAGTTGGTATGGCCTCCACCTTACCACCACCCTTAAACAAGGCGGCTGGCGATGTGATGTATCTTAAAGTTGAGAAAAAACAGACCTCAGCTACGCAAGATTTAATCACAGCTAGTCTCGGCACCAATATCGCAGCAAAAATACAACGTGCCGATCAGAATGGTGTGATGAAAATAGACCGCGGTGAAATCGGCCTGAATGTCGCCCCTGCTTTACCAACTCAGCAAGGGCTTAACATTCGGGGCACACTAGACAATCTGGACGCAGATGAATGGCGCAGTATCTTCAGTAAAACCAGTGCCCCCAACAATACCAATACAAGCAACGCGAATACCGACTTCAGTATTGCTAAAGTAGATTTAGTGATCAACACGTTAGATATTTTTGATAAACGTATTAATGGCTTAAAGCTTATAGCCAAGCCAATCGCTGATGGCTGGTCAGCCAATGTACAAAGCCAGGAAGTCACAGGTGATGTGCAGTGGCATAAACCAGGCAATGGCAAGATTGTAGCGAAACTTAAAAACCTCATCTCGCCTGCTACGACACCAGGGACGGCAATACTAAAAACGCAAGGTGACTTCAAACAACAGTCCGAACAATACCCTGCCTTGGACATTACAGCCGATAACTTTGAGATCGGTAAAAAGAAACTCGGCAAGCTCGAGTTGCTGGCTAGCGAACAGAATGATGATTGGAGCATTGAAAAACTGCGCATGGTGACTCCAGAAAGTACGATTAACGCAGAAGGCGAATGGCACAACTGGAAACGTAGTCCGAATACACGTATCAACATCACATGGGATATCACAGATCTTGGCAAAACACTGGAAAGATTTGGCTACCCGAACACTATTAAAGGTGGTGATGCAACACTCACTGGCCAGTTAAAATGGCCTGGCAGCCCGCATGAATTCGATACACTCGGGCTCAGCGGTAATTTACAGTTAGATGCCGATCATGGGCAGATATTGAAGATCCAGCCTGGTGTTGGCCGCCTGTTTAGCGTGCTGAGCTTGCAAAATCTACCACGCAGATTAACCTTTGATTTCAGGGATGTTTTCAGTAGCGGCTTTACCTTTGACAAAATAACCTCTAGCGTCAAAATTAATAACGGCGTGATGCGCAGCGATGATTTCAAGATGGAAGGCCCAACAGCAAGAGTTGAAATCAAGGGCGAAACCGACATCCAGAAAGAAACGCAGCATCTTTATGTAAAAGTAACTCCCTATGTAAGCGACAGTTTATCGCTTGCCGCGCTTGCGGGTGGTCCAGCAGTTGGTGGCGCTGTATGGCTGGCACAAAAACTGCTAAAAGATCCTATAAACAAATTCGCTGCAGATGAATATGAAATTGTAGGGACTTGGGATAATCCGCAGGAACTGAAATCCCCAGAATTAAAATCTGACGAGAAAATCCCTGCGATTAGACCTCTGAACAAATAG
- a CDS encoding ATP-binding cassette domain-containing protein produces MIQFKNLTLARGAKILVQGASFQLHPGHKVGLTGANGAGKSSIFAMLRGELHAESGDLDIPPHWVIAHVAQETPALNDAAVEFVLDGDVELRSIEQALAALENAPEAAGSGERIAELHMRLSEVEGYSAKARAAELLSGLGFTSADLTRPVSDFSGGWRVRLNLARALMCRSDLLLLDEPTNHLDLDAVIWLESWLKEYRGTLMLISHDRDFLDVVINHIAHIEQQKLTLYRGGYSDFERQRAEKLAQQQSLYERQQRDVAHLNKYIDRFRAQATKARQAQSRIKALERMELISAAHVDSPFGFSFRASISAPDPLLVLDDVDAGYNQLAVLKHIALTMRPGERLGLLGRNGAGKSTLVKLLAAELQPLNGKRVEGKDLNIGYFAQHQLEQLRLDESPLQHMLRLDPQTREQEHRNYLGGFDFRGDMVTSPCAPFSGGEKSRLALALLIWTRPNLLLLDEPTNHLDLEMRHALTLALQEYEGGVVLVSHDRALLRASCDKFVLVADGKVEAFDGDLEDYRDWLTQQRLKEKNVDLVAEVESDKSSNKQDRAQNKADRQARQAERRPLLKESEQIEASMAKWQAEKTELDSRMAKPEIYSAENKNALQDILKRQAELTKQIDQAEERWLEIHEILEAIPAIA; encoded by the coding sequence ATGATTCAGTTTAAAAATCTCACCCTCGCGCGCGGCGCAAAAATACTCGTGCAAGGCGCTTCGTTTCAGTTGCATCCAGGGCACAAAGTTGGCCTCACTGGGGCGAATGGCGCTGGTAAATCAAGCATCTTTGCCATGCTGCGCGGTGAATTGCATGCGGAATCTGGTGATCTTGATATTCCACCGCACTGGGTAATTGCCCATGTAGCCCAAGAAACACCAGCGCTTAACGATGCCGCGGTTGAGTTCGTGCTGGATGGTGATGTGGAATTGCGCAGCATAGAACAAGCACTAGCTGCGTTGGAAAACGCCCCAGAGGCAGCAGGCTCAGGTGAGCGAATTGCAGAATTGCATATGCGTTTGAGTGAAGTGGAAGGCTATTCAGCTAAGGCTAGGGCGGCGGAGCTGTTAAGTGGCCTGGGTTTTACCAGCGCAGATTTAACGCGGCCAGTCTCTGATTTTTCTGGTGGCTGGCGCGTGCGGCTTAATCTGGCACGTGCCTTGATGTGCCGCTCTGACTTGCTGTTGCTCGATGAACCCACCAATCACCTGGACTTGGACGCTGTGATCTGGCTTGAAAGCTGGCTCAAAGAATATCGTGGCACGCTCATGTTGATCTCACACGATCGAGATTTCCTTGATGTAGTGATTAACCATATTGCACATATTGAGCAGCAAAAACTCACTTTATATCGCGGTGGCTATTCCGATTTTGAACGCCAGCGTGCTGAAAAACTAGCCCAACAACAATCTCTCTATGAGCGCCAGCAACGTGATGTTGCCCACCTTAACAAATATATAGATCGCTTTCGCGCACAAGCCACCAAGGCGCGCCAGGCACAAAGTCGTATCAAGGCGCTAGAACGCATGGAGCTGATCAGCGCCGCCCATGTAGATAGCCCGTTTGGTTTCAGTTTTCGTGCCTCGATTTCGGCGCCAGACCCATTGCTGGTGCTGGATGATGTTGATGCTGGCTACAATCAACTCGCCGTGCTTAAACATATTGCCTTGACCATGCGCCCAGGCGAGCGGCTTGGTTTACTTGGCCGCAATGGCGCAGGTAAATCTACCTTGGTGAAATTACTCGCCGCAGAGCTTCAGCCATTGAACGGTAAGCGTGTGGAAGGCAAAGACCTCAACATCGGTTACTTTGCCCAGCATCAGCTAGAGCAATTACGGCTGGATGAATCGCCGCTGCAACATATGCTGCGCTTAGATCCACAAACGCGTGAGCAGGAGCACCGCAATTATCTTGGCGGTTTTGATTTCCGTGGTGATATGGTCACAAGCCCTTGTGCGCCCTTTTCAGGGGGCGAGAAATCGCGCCTCGCTCTAGCGTTATTGATCTGGACACGTCCGAATCTATTATTGCTTGATGAGCCCACCAACCATCTTGACCTCGAAATGCGGCATGCACTCACGCTGGCACTACAGGAATACGAGGGCGGTGTAGTGCTGGTTTCTCATGACCGCGCTTTGCTGCGTGCCAGTTGCGACAAATTTGTGCTAGTCGCCGATGGCAAAGTGGAAGCCTTTGATGGTGATCTTGAAGATTATCGTGATTGGCTGACGCAACAGCGCCTTAAAGAAAAAAATGTGGATTTAGTAGCAGAAGTTGAATCAGATAAAAGCAGCAATAAACAAGACCGTGCGCAAAACAAGGCCGATCGCCAGGCAAGGCAAGCAGAGCGTCGCCCGTTGCTTAAAGAGTCCGAACAGATTGAAGCCAGCATGGCCAAATGGCAAGCCGAGAAAACTGAGCTAGATAGCCGCATGGCAAAGCCTGAGATTTACAGCGCGGAGAATAAAAACGCGTTGCAAGACATACTAAAACGCCAAGCTGAGTTAACTAAACAGATAGACCAGGCAGAAGAACGCTGGCTGGAAATTCATGAAATTTTGGAAGCTATCCCCGCGATTGCTTAA
- a CDS encoding YchJ family protein, whose product MKNKPTSTCACESGKSYASCCEPLHQGQSAQTSEALMRSRYSAYVLNLEDYVLATWHPDTRPARLDLSKDEATKWLGLQIKHTSNIDADHAIVEFIARYKVNGKAERLHEISRFIRLNNHWFYLDGSFPEN is encoded by the coding sequence ATGAAAAATAAACCAACATCCACCTGTGCTTGCGAGAGCGGAAAATCTTATGCATCGTGCTGCGAGCCATTGCATCAAGGTCAATCCGCTCAGACTTCTGAAGCATTGATGCGCTCGCGTTATTCAGCTTACGTCTTGAATCTAGAAGATTATGTACTCGCTACCTGGCATCCAGATACAAGGCCCGCTAGGTTAGACTTAAGCAAAGACGAGGCTACCAAATGGCTAGGACTTCAGATCAAACATACCAGCAATATTGACGCAGACCACGCGATCGTAGAATTTATTGCACGCTACAAGGTAAACGGCAAAGCTGAACGCCTGCATGAAATTAGCCGCTTTATTCGACTAAATAACCACTGGTTTTACCTAGATGGCAGTTTTCCTGAAAATTAA
- a CDS encoding alpha/beta hydrolase, with amino-acid sequence MTMTSANKLLITLLSSVAVAFTTACSPVKTLNAIIPSDGYTLAKGIAYGALPRQKLDVYIPRSKDSVAKPIVVFFYGGSWDSGDRADYKFVAEALTSKGFVVVIPDYRVYPEVVFPEFVFDAAKAVKWAKDNAEKYNGDHNKVFLAGHSAGAHIAAMLTLDSQYLASVDLKPKDFLGMIGLAGPYDFLPVKTDRLRTILGPEDQRWKSQPINFVKGDNPPMLLMVGLKDDTVWPRNTFNLAAKIKEAGGPVEVLQYPDYSHIEMVAKLAKPFRKKDDLLDAITNFIESHTVASASN; translated from the coding sequence ATGACGATGACCTCAGCCAATAAATTACTCATTACTTTGTTATCTAGTGTTGCTGTTGCTTTTACCACGGCGTGCTCCCCAGTTAAGACCCTGAACGCGATTATCCCCAGCGATGGTTATACGCTAGCAAAGGGGATTGCCTATGGCGCCTTGCCAAGGCAAAAGCTGGATGTCTATATTCCAAGAAGCAAAGATTCAGTCGCTAAACCTATCGTGGTCTTTTTTTATGGTGGTAGTTGGGATTCAGGTGACCGCGCTGATTATAAATTCGTTGCCGAAGCGCTGACTTCAAAGGGTTTTGTGGTGGTGATTCCTGATTATCGCGTGTATCCAGAAGTGGTCTTCCCAGAGTTTGTGTTTGATGCTGCTAAAGCCGTCAAGTGGGCGAAAGATAACGCAGAAAAATACAATGGGGATCACAACAAAGTATTTCTTGCGGGCCATTCCGCAGGGGCACATATCGCCGCCATGCTGACTTTAGATTCACAATATCTGGCATCCGTTGATTTGAAGCCGAAGGATTTCTTAGGAATGATAGGCCTAGCAGGGCCTTATGATTTTCTGCCAGTTAAAACGGATCGCCTCAGAACCATTCTTGGCCCCGAAGACCAGCGCTGGAAATCGCAGCCTATCAATTTCGTCAAAGGCGATAATCCACCTATGCTGCTGATGGTAGGCTTAAAAGATGATACCGTTTGGCCACGAAATACATTCAATCTTGCGGCTAAAATCAAAGAGGCCGGCGGCCCCGTAGAAGTGTTGCAATACCCAGATTACAGCCATATAGAAATGGTCGCCAAGCTTGCCAAGCCATTCCGTAAAAAAGATGATCTGCTTGATGCAATCACCAATTTTATTGAAAGCCATACTGTAGCAAGCGCCTCAAATTAA
- the aroG gene encoding 3-deoxy-7-phosphoheptulonate synthase AroG, whose amino-acid sequence MSPIEKLATDDVRILEIKELRPPSELLEELQPSLATTNNIVATRQAIHRILHSADDRLLVIIGPCSIHDYAAGIEYTKRLLEQKNKLANELLIVMRVYFEKPRTTVGWKGLINDPHLDGSFQINEGLQLARRFLLEVNELGMPAGTEFLDTITPQYTADLVSWGAIGARTTESQVHRELASGLSCPVGFKNGTDGNIRIAVDAIKAAASPHHFLSVTKEGHSAIISTAGNEDCHVILRGGKAPNYDAASVNAAGKELAASGLAAKVMIDCSHANSSKQYKLQINVAQDVAQQLSTGDDRVIGVMVESHLKEGRQDHTPGCPLKYGISITDACIGWEDTITLLEGLAAGVRDRRHAHNEEIGQ is encoded by the coding sequence ATGAGTCCTATAGAAAAACTTGCCACCGATGATGTCCGCATACTGGAAATCAAGGAACTCAGGCCGCCTTCAGAGCTGCTCGAAGAGCTGCAGCCCAGCCTCGCCACAACAAATAACATTGTTGCTACGCGTCAGGCTATCCACCGTATTTTGCACAGTGCTGATGATCGCCTGCTGGTCATTATCGGCCCTTGTTCTATCCACGATTATGCTGCGGGCATTGAATACACCAAGCGCTTACTGGAACAGAAGAACAAACTCGCAAACGAGTTGTTGATTGTGATGCGTGTTTACTTTGAAAAACCACGCACCACGGTAGGCTGGAAAGGTCTGATCAACGACCCGCATCTGGATGGCAGCTTTCAAATCAATGAAGGCTTGCAACTGGCGCGTCGTTTCTTGCTCGAGGTCAACGAGCTAGGCATGCCCGCGGGAACAGAATTCTTGGATACCATCACGCCACAATACACTGCTGACTTGGTTAGCTGGGGCGCAATTGGCGCGCGCACTACCGAGTCGCAAGTGCATAGGGAGCTGGCTTCGGGCTTATCTTGCCCTGTTGGTTTCAAGAATGGTACAGATGGCAACATTCGTATCGCCGTTGATGCGATCAAGGCAGCGGCCAGCCCGCACCACTTCTTGTCAGTCACGAAGGAGGGGCATTCGGCGATTATCTCTACTGCAGGCAATGAAGATTGCCATGTGATTCTGCGCGGCGGAAAAGCGCCTAATTATGATGCTGCCAGTGTGAATGCCGCAGGCAAAGAGCTCGCTGCTTCAGGCTTAGCAGCCAAGGTGATGATTGATTGCAGCCATGCCAACAGCAGCAAGCAATACAAATTACAGATCAATGTAGCGCAAGACGTAGCGCAGCAATTGAGTACTGGTGACGACCGTGTGATTGGCGTTATGGTAGAGTCACACCTGAAAGAAGGGCGTCAGGATCATACTCCAGGTTGCCCTCTGAAATATGGCATATCTATCACTGATGCCTGTATCGGTTGGGAAGATACCATTACTTTGCTAGAAGGTTTGGCGGCTGGTGTTCGTGACCGTCGCCATGCGCATAATGAAGAAATCGGGCAGTAA